The Numida meleagris isolate 19003 breed g44 Domestic line chromosome 7, NumMel1.0, whole genome shotgun sequence genome contains a region encoding:
- the ZBTB37 gene encoding zinc finger and BTB domain-containing protein 37, whose protein sequence is MEKSGNIQLEIPDFSNSVLSHLNQLRMQGRLCDIVVNVQGQAFRAHKVVLAASSPYFRDHMSLNEMSTVSISVIKNPSVFEQLLSFCYTGRICLQLADIISYLTAASFLQMQHIIDKCTQILEGIHFKINVAEVEAELSQTRTKHQERPPESHRVTPNLNRSLSPRHNTLKGSRLGQVSTVLDIRELSPPPESTSPQIIEQSSDVESREPILRINRAGQWYVETGVGDRGGRNDDDVRVLGGVRIKTENLEEWLGAENQPSGEDGSSAEEVTAMVIDTTGHGSMSQETYALGSSGAKVVRPTSSEIDRFSPSGSMVAVTERYRSKSESPGRMDEPKQPSSQGEESAMIGVSGYVEYLREQEVSERWFRYNPRLTCIYCAKSFNQKGSLDRHMRLHMGITPFVCRMCGKKYTRKDQLEYHIRKHTGNKPFHCHVCGKSFPFQAILNQHFRKNHPGCVPLEGPHSISPETTVTSRGQAEEESPPQEEAVAVGETAQGSVSTTGPD, encoded by the exons ATGGAGAAGAGTGGGAACATTCAGCTGGAGATTCCTGACTTCAGTAACTCGGTCCTGAGCCACCTGAATCAGCTGCGCATGCAGGGTCGCCTGTGTGACATCGTGGTCAACGTGCAGGGCCAAGCTTTCCGCGCTCACAAGGTGGTGCTGGCCGCCAGCTCGCCCTACTTCCGCGACCACATGTCCTTGAACGAAATGAGCACGGTTTCCATCTCTGTCATCAAGAACCCGTCTGTTTTTGAGCAGCTCCTTTCCTTTTGCTACACCGGTCGGATATGTCTGCAGCTGGCCGACATCATAAGTTACCTAACGGCCGCCAGTTTCTTGCAGATGCAGCACATCATAGACAAATGCACGCAGATTCTCGAGggaattcatttcaaaatcaacGTGGCGGAGGTGGAAGCAGAATTGAGCCAGACCAGGACAAAGCATCAGGAGAGACCCCCGGAGTCTCACCGGGTGACGCCAAATCTGAACCGTTCCCTGAGCCCCCGTCACAACACCCTGAAAGGGAGCCGCCTGGGCCAGGTTAGCACAGTGCTGGACATTCGGGAGCTCAGCCCGCCACCGGAGTCCACCAGCCCCCAGATAATCGAGCAGAGCTCGGACGTGGAAAGCAGGGAACCCATCCTGCGGATTAACAGAGCGGGACAGTGGTATGTCGAGACGGGAGTGGGAGACCGCGGGGGACGGAACGACGATGACGTCCGGGTGCTGGGAGGAGTGCGCATTAAAACAGAGAACCTGGAGGAGTGGCTGGGGGCAGAGAATCAGCCGTCGGGAGaagatggcagcagtgctgaggaggTCACCGCTATGGTCATCGACACCACGGGCCATGGATCGATGAGCCAAGAGACTTACGCGTTAGGGTCCTCCGGGGCTAAAGTGGTCAGGCCGACCAGCAGTGAGATTGACAG ATTTAGCCCTTCTGGCAGCATGGTTGCTGTGACTGAGCGGTACAGATCAAAAAGCGAGTCTCCCGGGCGGATGGATGAGCCCAAGCAGCCCAGTTCCCAG GGGGAGGAATCGGCCATGATCGGAGTGAGCGGTTACGTGGAGTATCTCCGGGAGCAGGAAGTGTCAGAGCGCTGGTTCCGGTACAACCCACGCCTCACCTGTATTTACTGTGCCAAATCCTTCAACCAGAAGGGCAGCCTGGACCGGCACATGCGTCTGCACATGGGCATCACGCCTTTTGTGTGCCGCATGTGTGGGAAGAAGTACACCCGTAAGGATCAGCTGGAGTATCACATCCGCAAGCACACGGGCAACAAGCCCTTTCATTGCCACGTCTGCGGCAAGAGCTTCCCTTTCCAGGCCATCCTCAACCAGCACTTTCGCAAGAACCACCCGGGCTGCGTGCCTCTGGAGGGGCCTCACAGCATCTCCCCCGAGACCACCGTCACGTCCCGGGGGCAGGCGGAGGAGGAGTCCCCCCCGCAGGAGGAAGCCGTCGCCGTGGGGGAGACGGCCCAGGGATCCGTGTCCACTACCGGGCCAGATTGA